One window from the genome of Streptomyces sp. WZ-12 encodes:
- a CDS encoding serine hydrolase domain-containing protein, giving the protein MQSLGLIENWPVPTAAAAVVRADGSVAGAHGPLEHRFPLASVTKPLAAYAALLAVEEGAVELDEPAGPEGATVRHLLAHTSGLAFDEARQVAAPGSRRIYSNAGFEALGDHLAKATDIPFPQYLHEAVLAPLGMTSTELAGSPAKDGVSTVADLTRFAAELQAPRLLAPETLAAATRVVFPGLTGVLPGYGHQKPNDWGLGFEIRDGKAPHWTGAGSSPRTFGHFGQSGTFLWVDPVAGAACVALTDRAFGPWAIEAWPAFTDAVLAELAGNH; this is encoded by the coding sequence ATGCAGAGCCTGGGGTTGATCGAGAACTGGCCGGTGCCCACCGCCGCGGCCGCCGTCGTACGCGCCGACGGCTCGGTGGCCGGAGCGCACGGCCCGTTGGAGCACCGCTTCCCGCTGGCGTCGGTCACCAAGCCGCTGGCCGCCTACGCCGCGCTGCTCGCCGTCGAGGAGGGCGCCGTCGAACTGGACGAGCCCGCCGGCCCGGAGGGCGCCACGGTCCGTCATCTGCTCGCCCACACCTCGGGGCTGGCCTTCGACGAGGCGCGCCAGGTGGCCGCCCCCGGCAGCCGCCGGATCTACTCCAACGCCGGCTTCGAAGCGCTCGGCGACCACCTCGCCAAGGCCACCGACATCCCGTTCCCCCAGTACCTGCACGAGGCGGTGCTCGCCCCGTTGGGCATGACGTCGACCGAACTGGCCGGCTCGCCCGCCAAGGACGGCGTCTCCACCGTCGCCGACCTGACCCGCTTCGCGGCCGAGCTCCAGGCGCCGCGGCTGCTGGCGCCGGAGACCCTCGCCGCGGCGACGCGGGTGGTCTTCCCCGGCCTGACCGGCGTGCTGCCGGGCTACGGCCACCAGAAGCCCAACGACTGGGGCCTGGGCTTCGAGATCCGCGACGGGAAGGCGCCGCACTGGACCGGCGCCGGGTCGTCGCCGCGCACCTTCGGGCACTTCGGGCAGTCCGGGACGTTCCTGTGGGTGGACCCCGTCGCGGGGGCGGCCTGTGTGGCGCTGACCGACCGGGCCTTCGGCCCCTG
- a CDS encoding MerR family transcriptional regulator has protein sequence MTVTQSEPVISGSIVTCPPGAALGRPRPATALGCSTPVAHPQPTGRDRYTISEVAQHTGLSAHTLRWYERIGLMPHVDRTHTGQRRFTNRDLDWLDLVAKLRLTGMPVADMVRYAELVREGEATFAERELLLTRHREDVRRRIAELESTLDVLDYKIGIYADARRASERV, from the coding sequence ATGACGGTGACCCAGAGCGAACCGGTGATCAGCGGCTCGATCGTGACCTGCCCGCCCGGGGCGGCGCTTGGCCGGCCGCGGCCGGCCACGGCCCTGGGCTGCAGCACGCCCGTCGCCCACCCGCAGCCGACCGGCCGCGACCGGTACACCATCAGCGAGGTCGCCCAGCACACCGGGCTCAGCGCCCACACCCTGCGCTGGTACGAGCGGATCGGGCTGATGCCGCACGTGGACCGCACGCACACCGGGCAGCGCCGCTTCACCAACCGCGACCTGGACTGGCTGGATCTGGTCGCCAAACTGCGGCTGACCGGGATGCCGGTCGCCGACATGGTCCGGTACGCGGAGCTGGTGCGGGAGGGCGAGGCCACCTTCGCCGAGCGCGAGCTGCTGCTCACCCGGCACCGCGAGGACGTCCGGCGGCGGATCGCCGAGCTGGAGAGCACGCTCGACGTCCTCGACTACAAGATCGGTATCTACGCCGACGCCCGTCGGGCGTCCGAGAGGGTCTGA
- a CDS encoding aldo/keto reductase, which translates to MANDTKIDTVRLGTDGPQVGVQGLGCMGMSWAYGPTEDPEAARATLERALELGITLFDTADVYGSGENEKFIGPFVRAHREEVVLATKFALGPDPKDPSKRVIRNDRPYIREAVEGSLRRLGVEQLDLYYMHRRDVRVPLEETVGAMAELVAEGKVKYLGLSEVTGAELRTAQAVHPIAAVQSEWSLFSRDIEAGVVPAAAELGVALVPYSPLGRGFLTGSFVRADQELTEDDFRRQQPRFTGANAAANAALLEPVRAIAQAHGATPGQIALAWVQQQAAVRELAVVPIPGTRKPGRVEENAAATRITLSQEELALLEPIAGKVAGDRYADMTFTSAGRE; encoded by the coding sequence ATGGCGAACGACACGAAGATCGACACCGTCCGGCTGGGCACCGACGGCCCGCAGGTCGGCGTCCAGGGCCTGGGCTGCATGGGCATGAGCTGGGCCTACGGCCCCACGGAGGATCCCGAGGCGGCGCGGGCCACCCTGGAGCGCGCGCTGGAACTGGGCATCACGCTCTTCGACACCGCCGACGTGTACGGCTCCGGCGAGAACGAGAAGTTCATCGGGCCCTTCGTCCGGGCGCACCGCGAAGAGGTCGTCCTGGCCACCAAGTTCGCGCTGGGTCCCGACCCGAAGGACCCGTCCAAGCGCGTCATCCGCAACGACCGCCCCTACATCCGCGAGGCCGTCGAGGGCAGCCTCCGGCGCCTGGGCGTCGAGCAGCTCGACCTCTACTACATGCACCGCCGCGATGTGCGCGTCCCCCTGGAGGAGACGGTCGGCGCGATGGCCGAGCTGGTGGCCGAGGGGAAGGTGAAGTACCTGGGGCTGAGCGAGGTGACCGGCGCCGAACTGCGCACCGCCCAGGCCGTCCATCCGATCGCCGCGGTGCAGTCCGAGTGGTCCCTGTTCAGCCGCGACATCGAGGCCGGCGTGGTGCCGGCCGCCGCGGAACTGGGCGTGGCCCTCGTCCCGTATTCGCCGCTCGGCCGCGGCTTCCTCACCGGCTCCTTCGTCCGCGCCGACCAGGAGCTGACCGAGGACGACTTCCGTCGCCAGCAGCCCCGCTTCACCGGCGCCAACGCGGCCGCCAACGCCGCCCTGTTGGAGCCGGTCCGCGCGATCGCGCAGGCGCACGGCGCGACGCCCGGCCAGATCGCGCTGGCCTGGGTGCAGCAGCAGGCCGCGGTGCGCGAGCTGGCGGTGGTCCCGATCCCCGGCACCCGCAAGCCCGGCCGGGTCGAGGAGAACGCGGCCGCCACCCGGATCACGCTGAGCCAGGAGGAGTTGGCGCTGCTGGAGCCGATCGCCGGCAAGGTGGCGGGGGACCGCTACGCCGACATGACGTTCACCTCCGCCGGGCGCGAGTAG
- a CDS encoding acyltransferase family protein, producing MTIEHLAPTSRPVSPTGPTQPAGPDGTAHHRLRTAPRSLRARAGAVVRAVDARTPAHRDRAIDGLRALALLSVPTGHWLLGGFARDADGTLHNASPLTALGFLAPASWLLQMLGVFFLVGGHASVRSLHRARARGGSTTGWLGGRIARLGRPVLGVTAVWAALIPLLHGLGVPTATLRTGATLVIQPLWFVGVYAVVTALTPYCAAAARQLGIWSAAPLLVAVAVVDFLRYGPFAAAVPSWLGLLNLLPGWLFAYQLGVCWGERRLGRRTAWALLLGGAALFAALLLFFHYPASMVGVPGQDRTNSHPPSLLVLALAAAQSGAAVLLRDQLAVLLRRPALWAPVVVINLSAMTILCWHQTAMFAAAVPASFAGAVPGLTTVPDAPGWVLARLAWIPVFAVLLVLVGRVTRRFEAPWTGTGRALRASAAVLATAFALFALGYA from the coding sequence ATGACCATCGAGCACCTCGCGCCTACCAGCAGACCCGTCAGCCCCACCGGCCCTACCCAACCCGCCGGCCCTGACGGCACCGCGCACCACCGCCTCCGCACCGCGCCCCGCTCCCTCCGGGCCCGGGCCGGCGCCGTCGTCCGCGCCGTCGACGCCCGCACCCCCGCGCACCGCGACCGGGCCATCGACGGGCTGCGCGCCCTCGCCCTGCTCTCCGTCCCCACCGGGCACTGGCTGCTCGGCGGCTTCGCCCGCGACGCCGACGGCACGCTGCACAACGCCAGCCCGCTGACCGCCCTCGGCTTCCTGGCCCCGGCGAGCTGGCTGCTGCAGATGCTCGGCGTCTTCTTCCTGGTCGGCGGCCACGCCTCGGTGCGGTCCCTGCACCGGGCCCGCGCGCGGGGCGGCTCGACGACCGGGTGGCTGGGCGGTCGGATCGCCCGCCTGGGGCGCCCGGTGCTGGGCGTGACCGCCGTCTGGGCCGCGCTGATCCCGCTGTTGCACGGGCTGGGGGTGCCCACCGCGACGCTGCGCACCGGGGCGACGCTGGTCATCCAGCCGCTGTGGTTCGTCGGCGTCTATGCGGTGGTCACCGCGCTCACCCCGTATTGCGCCGCGGCCGCACGGCAGTTGGGCATCTGGAGCGCGGCGCCGCTGCTGGTGGCGGTCGCCGTCGTGGACTTCCTGCGCTACGGCCCGTTCGCCGCGGCCGTGCCGTCCTGGCTGGGCCTGCTCAACCTGCTGCCCGGCTGGCTGTTCGCCTATCAGCTCGGGGTCTGCTGGGGCGAGCGGCGGCTGGGCCGGCGCACCGCATGGGCCCTCCTGCTGGGCGGGGCCGCGCTGTTCGCCGCGCTGCTGCTGTTCTTCCACTACCCGGCGAGCATGGTGGGCGTCCCCGGCCAGGACCGGACCAACTCCCATCCGCCGTCGCTGCTGGTCCTGGCGCTGGCCGCGGCCCAGTCCGGCGCGGCGGTGCTGCTCCGGGACCAACTGGCCGTGCTGCTGCGCCGGCCCGCCCTGTGGGCGCCGGTGGTCGTCATCAACCTGTCCGCGATGACGATCCTGTGCTGGCACCAGACGGCGATGTTCGCGGCGGCCGTGCCGGCGTCGTTCGCGGGCGCCGTACCGGGCCTCACCACCGTGCCGGACGCGCCCGGTTGGGTCCTGGCGCGGCTGGCCTGGATACCGGTCTTCGCGGTCCTGCTCGTCCTCGTCGGGCGGGTCACCCGTCGCTTCGAGGCGCCGTGGACGGGGACCGGGCGGGCCCTTAGGGCGTCCGCGGCGGTGCTGGCGACGGCCTTCGCGCTGTTCGCGCTGGGCTACGCCTGA
- a CDS encoding alpha/beta hydrolase, whose protein sequence is MTVLRNAVRRSKRTLTAAVLALTVVAGTGGWAAGSAQTAVTGPAPGAAAWRADHALGVRLPDPASASPTEVARFFAGLTGAQRQALAVRHPLTVGNLDGTPIALRYEANARALRVERDRALARATDPAGTLQDHQQAKKAAARYAALLAPGRRILAFDPRGRGQVAEVHGDLATAQRTSVIVPGSDIDLTTFDRATDPYGTPTGMATSLRRQMAAEAPGVRTAVIAWVGYTTPVGLGPDAATGRLAEAGAPRLTRFLAGLAATGTPAPAVLCHSYGSVVCGLAVPHAGRGRLLDLVVFGSPGMRRDNVAELRTTARVWAARDASDWIGNVPNVELLGLGHGADPTDPAFGARRVPAQRAEGHTGYLAPGTDSLRNFAAIALGHYGAVR, encoded by the coding sequence ATGACCGTGCTGCGGAACGCCGTCCGGCGCAGCAAGCGGACGCTCACCGCCGCCGTCCTCGCGCTCACCGTCGTTGCCGGGACCGGGGGTTGGGCGGCCGGTTCCGCGCAGACCGCGGTCACCGGCCCGGCCCCCGGCGCCGCCGCCTGGCGCGCCGACCACGCGCTCGGCGTCCGGCTGCCGGACCCGGCGAGCGCCTCCCCCACCGAGGTCGCCCGGTTCTTCGCCGGCCTGACCGGCGCCCAGCGGCAGGCGCTCGCCGTCCGGCACCCGCTCACCGTCGGCAACCTCGACGGGACCCCGATCGCCCTGCGGTACGAGGCCAACGCCCGTGCGCTGCGCGTGGAACGGGACCGCGCGCTGGCCCGGGCCACCGACCCGGCCGGCACCCTCCAGGACCACCAGCAGGCCAAGAAGGCGGCCGCGCGCTATGCCGCGCTGCTCGCGCCGGGCCGCCGGATCCTCGCCTTCGATCCCCGCGGGCGCGGCCAAGTGGCCGAGGTCCACGGCGACTTGGCGACCGCGCAGCGGACCTCGGTGATCGTGCCGGGCTCCGACATCGACCTGACCACGTTCGACCGCGCCACCGACCCGTACGGCACGCCGACCGGGATGGCCACGTCGCTGCGCCGGCAGATGGCCGCCGAGGCGCCCGGCGTCCGGACGGCGGTGATCGCCTGGGTCGGGTACACCACCCCGGTCGGCCTCGGCCCGGATGCCGCGACCGGCCGGCTCGCCGAGGCCGGCGCGCCCCGGCTGACCCGCTTCCTGGCGGGTCTGGCCGCCACCGGCACCCCCGCCCCGGCCGTGCTCTGCCACAGCTACGGGTCGGTGGTGTGCGGCCTGGCCGTCCCGCACGCCGGCCGCGGTCGCCTCTTGGACCTGGTGGTCTTCGGCTCGCCCGGGATGCGCCGGGACAACGTGGCGGAGCTGCGCACCACGGCCCGGGTCTGGGCGGCGCGGGACGCCTCGGACTGGATCGGCAACGTCCCGAACGTCGAGCTGCTGGGGCTGGGCCACGGTGCGGACCCCACGGACCCGGCGTTCGGCGCCCGTCGGGTGCCCGCCCAGCGGGCCGAGGGGCACACCGGCTACCTCGCCCCCGGCACGGACTCCCTGCGCAACTTCGCCGCGATCGCGCTGGGGCACTACGGCGCGGTGCGGTAG
- a CDS encoding response regulator yields the protein MTTRVIIVDDQAMVRAGFAALLAAQSDIDVVGDAADGVQGVELSRRMHPDVVLMDVRMPEMDGLEAARRLLDPPVGVTHRPKVLMLTTFDVDDYVYEALRAGASGFLLKDAPPADLISAVRVVAAGEALLAPSVTRRLIADFARQRPAPRTDRTALRLNGLTPRETEVLELIARGLSNQEIAERLVLAEQTVKTHIGRVLAKLELRDRAQAVIFAYESGLVSPGER from the coding sequence ATGACGACCCGCGTGATCATCGTCGACGATCAGGCCATGGTGCGGGCGGGCTTCGCCGCGCTGCTCGCCGCGCAGAGCGACATCGATGTGGTGGGCGACGCCGCCGACGGTGTGCAGGGCGTGGAGTTGAGCCGGCGGATGCACCCCGATGTGGTGCTGATGGACGTCCGGATGCCGGAGATGGACGGGCTGGAGGCGGCCCGGCGGCTGCTCGACCCGCCGGTCGGGGTCACCCACCGGCCGAAGGTGCTGATGCTCACCACCTTCGACGTCGACGACTACGTCTACGAGGCGCTGCGCGCGGGCGCGTCCGGGTTCCTGCTCAAGGACGCGCCCCCGGCCGATCTGATCTCCGCGGTCCGGGTGGTGGCGGCCGGCGAGGCCCTGCTCGCGCCGTCAGTGACCCGCCGGCTGATCGCCGACTTCGCCCGCCAGCGCCCGGCGCCCCGCACGGACCGCACCGCCCTGCGGCTCAACGGCCTCACCCCGCGCGAGACGGAGGTGTTGGAGCTGATAGCCCGAGGGCTGTCCAACCAGGAGATCGCCGAGCGGCTGGTGCTCGCGGAGCAGACGGTGAAGACCCACATCGGCCGGGTGCTGGCCAAGTTGGAGCTGCGCGACCGCGCCCAGGCCGTGATCTTCGCCTACGAGTCGGGGCTGGTCTCGCCCGGCGAGCGGTGA
- a CDS encoding sensor histidine kinase, translating to MSTRSFTPEDGPTGDDGRRSGRAQAMRAARWVVRMARPPLRVLAAELGTPHRPGTPLFGSSPRRWVRLLPYAVAFVFAVTLLPTGINVLHSDYGMAGGVAGALATAQSVPLLLAVTRPLQAWWVIFAADVVCAGVLSGLDGVVGRPWPWPPTVIVGYVALMVALSMRERRRTLIAVWLSTGAAGILFKAVVPAGSQSSWVLMFVLAGVVLLLGGALRERGDAQRKLQEQETISEAERARRTLLEERTRIARELHDVVAHHMSVITVQADSAPYRISGIPQEAQEEFGAIAASARESLAEMRRLLGVLRSEETERQGAPEKAPQPGVGQLRKLVEATVRAGVPVELVLPDEPVVLEPAVDLSAYRIVQEALANVVRHAPGAPTRVSVTTTGDGTRLTVLVVNEPPAPPVSAPLETSGTGHGLVGMRERVRLVDGTLDTGPLPDGGFRVAAQLPLSAPPTTPTPPSAKDSEAP from the coding sequence ATGTCCACACGATCTTTCACCCCCGAAGACGGGCCGACCGGCGACGACGGACGCCGGTCGGGCCGCGCTCAGGCCATGCGCGCCGCCCGCTGGGTGGTGCGGATGGCGCGCCCCCCGCTGCGCGTGCTCGCCGCCGAGCTCGGCACGCCGCACCGCCCCGGCACCCCACTGTTCGGCAGCTCCCCGCGCCGCTGGGTGCGCCTCCTGCCGTACGCGGTGGCCTTCGTGTTCGCGGTGACGCTGCTGCCGACGGGGATCAACGTCCTGCACAGCGACTACGGCATGGCCGGTGGCGTGGCCGGCGCGCTGGCCACCGCGCAGAGCGTGCCGCTGCTGCTGGCGGTGACCAGACCGCTCCAGGCGTGGTGGGTGATCTTCGCCGCGGACGTCGTCTGCGCGGGCGTGCTGAGCGGGCTCGACGGCGTCGTCGGCCGCCCCTGGCCGTGGCCGCCCACGGTGATCGTCGGCTATGTCGCGCTGATGGTGGCGCTGTCGATGCGCGAGCGCCGACGCACCCTGATCGCGGTCTGGCTCTCGACCGGGGCGGCGGGCATCCTCTTCAAGGCGGTCGTGCCCGCCGGCAGCCAGAGCTCCTGGGTGCTGATGTTCGTGCTCGCCGGCGTGGTGCTGCTGCTCGGCGGCGCACTGCGGGAACGGGGCGACGCCCAGCGGAAGTTGCAGGAGCAGGAGACCATCAGCGAGGCGGAGCGGGCCCGGCGCACCCTGCTGGAGGAGCGCACCCGGATCGCCCGCGAGCTGCACGACGTGGTCGCCCACCACATGTCGGTGATCACCGTCCAGGCCGACAGCGCCCCGTACCGCATCAGCGGGATACCCCAGGAGGCCCAGGAGGAGTTCGGGGCGATCGCGGCGAGCGCCCGCGAGTCGCTGGCGGAGATGCGCCGGCTGCTCGGGGTGCTGCGCAGCGAGGAGACCGAGCGGCAGGGCGCCCCGGAGAAGGCCCCGCAGCCGGGCGTCGGCCAACTGCGGAAGCTGGTCGAGGCGACCGTACGGGCCGGTGTGCCGGTCGAGTTGGTGCTGCCGGACGAGCCGGTGGTGCTCGAACCGGCCGTGGACCTGTCGGCGTACCGCATCGTCCAGGAGGCGCTGGCCAACGTGGTGCGGCACGCCCCGGGCGCCCCGACCAGGGTGTCGGTGACGACGACCGGCGACGGCACCCGACTGACGGTGCTGGTGGTCAACGAGCCGCCCGCCCCGCCCGTTTCCGCCCCGCTGGAGACCAGCGGCACCGGGCACGGCCTGGTGGGCATGCGGGAGCGGGTGCGCCTGGTGGACGGCACGCTGGACACCGGGCCGCTGCCCGACGGCGGCTTCCGGGTCGCCGCCCAACTCCCCCTGTCCGCACCGCCCACAACGCCCACGCCCCCCTCAGCGAAGGACTCCGAAGCCCCATGA
- a CDS encoding DUF4429 domain-containing protein: protein MGDVLAGFHAVWEFDSDSVLIRFERGIRRPRLFQALGERRIPYEALRSVEVSPGRRGTVALHAVPRQGADPLMEAANGQLKEDSDPYRLVLPAEREALASYYADELRSALGPAAKEPADRHLVAAPDPPLHFKAYDGKASFDGSSVAFRWFWTGASSAKWKSGDQTFAVGGLSGVEWRSPEVLNGYLRLLERDAPETRSGEADQDPAAVVFGLGYGPVHESLPFAAAVLQAVRAAEAAPEGPERASARRSRGTGRAPADIADRIRHLGELHEAGLLTDAEFSAKKAELLAEL, encoded by the coding sequence ATGGGTGATGTGCTGGCCGGTTTTCACGCCGTCTGGGAGTTCGATTCGGACTCCGTACTCATCCGCTTCGAACGGGGTATCCGCAGGCCGAGGCTGTTCCAGGCACTGGGCGAGCGACGCATTCCCTACGAGGCGCTGAGATCCGTCGAGGTCTCTCCGGGCCGGCGCGGCACGGTGGCGTTGCACGCCGTGCCGCGGCAGGGCGCCGACCCCCTGATGGAGGCGGCGAACGGGCAGCTCAAGGAGGACTCCGACCCCTACCGCCTGGTGCTGCCCGCCGAGCGCGAGGCGCTGGCCTCGTACTACGCCGACGAGCTGCGCAGCGCCCTGGGGCCGGCCGCCAAGGAGCCCGCCGACCGGCATCTGGTGGCCGCGCCGGATCCCCCGCTGCACTTCAAGGCGTACGACGGCAAGGCGTCCTTCGACGGCAGTTCGGTGGCCTTCCGCTGGTTCTGGACCGGCGCCTCGTCGGCGAAGTGGAAGAGCGGCGACCAGACCTTCGCGGTCGGCGGGCTGTCCGGTGTGGAGTGGCGCTCGCCCGAGGTCCTCAACGGCTATCTGCGGCTGCTGGAACGCGACGCCCCCGAGACGCGGTCGGGCGAGGCGGACCAGGACCCGGCCGCGGTGGTCTTCGGGCTCGGCTACGGCCCAGTCCACGAGTCCCTGCCGTTCGCGGCTGCCGTCCTCCAGGCCGTGCGGGCCGCCGAGGCGGCGCCGGAGGGTCCGGAGCGGGCGTCGGCGCGGCGCTCCCGCGGCACGGGCCGGGCCCCCGCCGACATCGCCGACCGGATCCGGCACCTCGGTGAGCTGCACGAGGCGGGCCTGCTGACGGACGCCGAATTCAGCGCGAAGAAGGCGGAGTTGCTGGCGGAGCTGTAG
- a CDS encoding alpha/beta hydrolase, protein MNSFPGLGPSSGFLQSTAWRGSLALLVVFVMLALTGWTAIRNTKEDANPLATARAAWRHATFHGRPLPNPDAAPATLRAFFTSLGRAERQQLATRYPLVVGNMGGAPVSLRYSANRSAIDDARKIEKRRMGDHRLTPVGRQEASRLMHRMESLMSPGRQILAFDPAGDGRVAEVFGDLTTADRVSVVVPGVDTNLSTFERTARATAAPVGMAKSLYGAERSARPGARTAVIAWADYTTPSGLGVEAVTGQLAEAGAVRLRALVNALPSGDSVSLFCHSYGSVVCGLAARELPDNVTDIAVAGSPGMRAGSVSDLGTRARVWAMRDADDWIQDVPYLEVGGLGHGADPVDPSFGSRILSAQGADGHAGYFAPGTQSLHNFALVGVGALGSVDCSATDPRCSADLA, encoded by the coding sequence GTGAATTCTTTCCCGGGCCTCGGCCCCTCCTCCGGTTTTCTGCAGTCCACCGCATGGCGCGGCTCGCTCGCCCTGCTGGTGGTGTTCGTGATGCTCGCCCTGACGGGCTGGACGGCCATCAGAAACACCAAGGAGGACGCCAACCCGCTGGCCACGGCGCGAGCCGCCTGGCGGCACGCCACGTTCCACGGGCGGCCGCTACCCAACCCCGACGCCGCGCCGGCCACCCTCCGCGCGTTCTTCACCAGCCTCGGCCGGGCCGAGCGCCAGCAGTTGGCGACCCGTTATCCGCTGGTCGTCGGCAACATGGGCGGAGCCCCCGTCTCCCTCCGGTACAGCGCCAACCGGTCGGCGATCGACGACGCCCGCAAGATCGAGAAACGCCGCATGGGCGACCACCGGCTCACGCCCGTCGGCCGCCAGGAGGCGAGCCGGCTGATGCACCGCATGGAATCGCTGATGAGCCCCGGCCGGCAGATCCTGGCCTTCGACCCGGCGGGCGACGGCCGGGTCGCGGAGGTCTTCGGCGACCTGACGACGGCCGACCGGGTCTCGGTGGTGGTGCCCGGCGTGGACACCAACCTGTCGACCTTCGAGCGCACCGCCAGGGCGACCGCCGCCCCCGTGGGCATGGCGAAGTCCCTCTACGGCGCCGAGCGGAGCGCCCGTCCCGGTGCCCGTACGGCGGTGATCGCGTGGGCTGACTACACCACACCGTCCGGGCTCGGCGTCGAGGCGGTCACCGGGCAGCTCGCCGAGGCCGGCGCGGTCCGGCTGCGCGCCCTGGTGAACGCGCTGCCGTCCGGCGACTCGGTGTCGCTGTTCTGCCACAGCTACGGGTCCGTGGTCTGCGGGCTCGCGGCCCGCGAACTGCCCGACAACGTCACCGACATCGCGGTGGCCGGCAGCCCCGGCATGCGCGCCGGAAGCGTGTCGGATTTGGGCACCCGCGCCCGGGTCTGGGCGATGCGGGACGCCGACGACTGGATCCAGGACGTGCCGTACCTGGAGGTCGGTGGGCTCGGCCACGGTGCCGACCCGGTCGACCCGTCCTTCGGCTCGAGGATCTTGTCCGCCCAGGGGGCGGACGGGCACGCCGGTTACTTCGCGCCCGGCACCCAGAGCCTGCACAACTTCGCACTGGTCGGGGTCGGCGCCCTCGGCTCGGTGGACTGCTCGGCCACTGACCCCCGGTGCAGCGCGGACCTGGCCTGA